The Flavobacterium psychrotrophum region TTTGCGTACCAGCCTGTCAAAATATTTATTGCGCATAGGTTTATAAATGCCATAACCCGTATGAGAAATAAAATTAGTATTCATTTGCAGCAGCCATTCATAGCTTGCATAATGCCCCACAAGCATAGCAATACTCTTACCTTGTTTTTCAAGTTCATGCACTACTTCAAAATTAGTAAACACAAAGCGCTGCTTAATTTCTTTTTGCGATATAGAAAGCGCCTTTGCCATTTCGGCAAAATTGTCACAAAAATGGTGGTAGAATTTCTTTTCGAGCACCTTTCTTTCTGTCGCGTTTAAATGGGGCAGGGCAAGCGCAAAGTTTTTACGCACCGTTTTTTTTCGGTAGCCAATAATATAATATACGATGACATAAACCGCGTCAGACAATAGATATAAAAGCCTGAAAGGTAATATTGATATAAACCAGATTATGGGGTAGGCCAACAGGTAGGCGAGTAGTTGCATTCGGCAAAATAATTTATACAAAGATAATAGATTATTTAATCTTAAATTTTGTGCGGCTTATTTTACAGTACAGATAATATTTTATTACTTAGCACTACAAATACATTAATATTATATGGGACTCGAATTTGTAGTTTTTATCATTATTGGCATCAATGCACTGGTTAGCTTTAAAGGCTTTAACGACATGGCTTTCTTCCGTAAAT contains the following coding sequences:
- a CDS encoding lysophospholipid acyltransferase family protein; translation: MQLLAYLLAYPIIWFISILPFRLLYLLSDAVYVIVYYIIGYRKKTVRKNFALALPHLNATERKVLEKKFYHHFCDNFAEMAKALSISQKEIKQRFVFTNFEVVHELEKQGKSIAMLVGHYASYEWLLQMNTNFISHTGYGIYKPMRNKYFDRLVRKIRGRFKAELIGVREVVPTMRQNARTGVKGVYGFITDQSPLKNSAIHWGDFFGMEVPIHVGGEMLSKKLGLNMIFAKIEKVKRGHYSCTFIPVEGNLKEIPNYEISDRFMKMLEAQILEKPEYYLWTHKRFKHRRN